A window from Gopherus evgoodei ecotype Sinaloan lineage chromosome 24, rGopEvg1_v1.p, whole genome shotgun sequence encodes these proteins:
- the JTB gene encoding LOW QUALITY PROTEIN: protein JTB (The sequence of the model RefSeq protein was modified relative to this genomic sequence to represent the inferred CDS: inserted 2 bases in 2 codons) translates to MEPRAXGRCVLLALGXLAWSLGLAEATAPSEAKRSVNPLVATPCWQAEDFVVVQDCAPCTIFQAKTMPECSTTGFIEQVSCAVSKKEEYKSCRSVVTEAHSFWKFEGAMICVAVVFALLVMCRQRVLDRKALEKVLKQIESI, encoded by the exons ATGGAGCCGCGCG CTGGGCGCTGCGTCCTGCTCGCGCTCG GCCTGGCCTGGAGCCTCGG GCTGGCAGAGGCGACGGCGCCGAGTGAGGCCAAGCGCTCAG TCAAT CCCCTGGTGGCCACACCGTGCTGGCAAGCAGAAGACTTTGTCGTTGTTCAGGATTGTGCCCCGTGCACGATCTTCCAAGCA AAGACAATGCCCGAGTGCAGCACGACTGGCTTCATCGAGCAAGTTAGCTGTGCCGTGTCCAAGAAGGAGGAGTACAAG agctgccGCTCAGTGGTGACGGAAGCACACAGCTTCTGGAAGTTTGAGGGGGCCATGATCTGCGTTGCTGTGGTCTTTGCCCTGTTGGTCATGTGCCGCCAGAGGGTGCTGGACAGGAAGGCCCTGGAGAAAGTTCTCAAGCAGATCGAGTCCATTTAA
- the LOC115639300 gene encoding cocaine- and amphetamine-regulated transcript protein-like, producing the protein MQRATMLLLCLALLAHQEADGDAQLPQDFPLKHSYQPHEKQLLEELQDVLEKLQSKRISTWKKKYNQVPKCFIGQACAVKKGARIGRLCDCPRGATCNSFLLRCL; encoded by the exons ATGCAGCGAGCCACCatgctcctgctctgcctggctctCCTGGCCCACCAGGAGGCAGATGGGGATGCCCAGCTACCCCAGGACTTTCCCCTGAAACACTCGTACCAGCCGCATGAGAAACAACTG ctggaggagctgcaggaCGTGCTGGAGAAACTGCAGAGCAAGAGGATTTCCACCTGGAAGAAGAAATATAACCAAGTCCCCAAG TGCTTCATCGGCCAGGCCTGCGCCGTGAAGAAGGGCGCCCGCATCGGCAGGCTGTGCGACTGCCCCCGTGGAGCCACCTGCAACTCCTTCCTCCTCAGGTGCCTGTAG
- the CREB3L4 gene encoding LOW QUALITY PROTEIN: cyclic AMP-responsive element-binding protein 3-like protein 4 (The sequence of the model RefSeq protein was modified relative to this genomic sequence to represent the inferred CDS: inserted 4 bases in 2 codons), which produces MGEPGSPALQAVLFELGPSSAVPSPDLPFALSEPAPTLEKGFEPWAVSRGSGLNDSEPEDFLNMIINPNKVYSPGSDSGISDEPGSDSPQPDEGAPAAFCAVVCDQSDPLHSDMVSIQLGDWSPPLLIPDACIVNELPSAPPSAMARPGTVPVLVSAGDMQAAVALQLQFPDLFLTDEEKRLLSQEGVSLPSNLPLTKAEERLLKKVRRKIRNKQSAQDSRRRKKEYIDGLESRVAACSAQNQQLQKKVQELEKHNVSLLGQLRKLQALIKPTSSKAAQTSTCVLVRAFSLGLILFPSYSPLRRGAXGSQGGYQPTGVISRNILNQGEFSELAEAPGTQEPPAPEPEPPRGEQLGLEAVAEDAVEGADGSQKGTNMTTQAQLEQPAAPMGQPQGNGAGASXDAAKSGHGDEM; this is translated from the exons ATGGGGGAGCCCGGCAGCCCCGCACTCCAGGCTGTTCTCTTCGAGCTGGGCCCCAGCAGCGCCGTACCGAGCCCAGATCTCCCATTCGCCCTCTCAGAGCCGGCTCCCACCCTGGAGAAGGGCTTTGAGCCATGGGCAGTCAGCAGGGGCAGC GGGCTGAACGACAGTGAGCCCGAGGACTTCCTCAACATGATCATCAACCCTAACAAGGTGTACAGCCCGGGCAGCGACAGCGGCATCTCGGATGAGCCTGGCTCGGACAGCCCCCAGCCCGACGAGGGGGCCCCCGCCGCCTTCTGCGCCGTCGTCTGCGACCAGAGCGACCCCCTCCACAGCGACATGGTCTCCATCCAGCTGG GTGATTGGTCGCCCCCCTTGCTGATCCCTGACGCCTGCATTGTGAATGAGCTGCCATCTGCACCCCCGTCTGCCATGGCCAGGCCTGGCACGGTGCCCGTGCTGGTGAGCGCTGGGGACATGCAGGCAGCTGTGGCCCTG cagctgcagttcccggATCTGTTCCTGACGGATGAGGAGAAGCGGCTGCTGTCGCAAGAGGGGGTGTCCCTGCCCAGTAACCTGCCCCTCACCAAG GCCGAGGAGCGGCTCCTGAAGAAGGTGCGAAGGAAGATCCGGAACAAGCAGTCGGCTCAGGACAGCCGGCGGCGGAAGAAGGAATACATCGATGGGCTGGAGAGCCG GGTGGCAGCATGTTCAGCCCAgaaccagcagctgcagaagaaggtgcagGAGCTGGAGAAACACAATGT GTCCCTGCTGGGCCAGCTGCGAAAGCTGCAAGCGCTGATCAAACCCACGTCCAGCAAGGCAGCGCAGACCAGCACCTGCGTCCTGGTACGGGC TTTCTCCCTGGGActcatcctcttccccagctACAGCCCCCTGCGCAGGGGCGC GGGCAGCCAGGGCGGCTACCAGCCCACCGGAG tgaTCTCGAGGAACATCCTGAACCAGGGGGAGTTCTCAGAACTGGCTGAAGCCCCCGGCACCCAGGAGCCGCCGGCCCCAGAGCCTGAACCACCCcggggggagcagctggggctcGAGGCTGTGGCGGAGGATGCAGTGGAAGGGGCAGACGGGAGCCAGAAGGGCACAAACATGACCACTCAGGCCCAGCTGGAGCAGCCGGCGGCTCCCATGGGGCAGCCCCAGGGGAACGGAGCTGGAGCCAG GGATGCAGCTAAGTCAGGCCATGGCGACGAGATGTGA